The following proteins are encoded in a genomic region of Neomicrococcus aestuarii:
- a CDS encoding chorismate mutase, protein MSIEDPTTASGAEYDPHASSLVNTTDPAVLDELYAIRGSIDNFDATLVYLLAERFKATQRVGYLKARHQLPPSDPQREKAQIERLRKLAIEAHLDPVFAEKFLNFIISEVIHHHQVISEEHASEEGVGSRESNARA, encoded by the coding sequence ATGAGTATTGAGGACCCCACCACTGCGTCTGGAGCAGAGTACGATCCGCACGCATCGTCGCTTGTGAACACCACGGACCCAGCAGTTCTTGACGAGCTGTATGCGATTCGCGGGAGCATCGACAACTTTGATGCGACGCTCGTCTACTTGTTGGCGGAGCGGTTCAAGGCCACCCAGCGGGTGGGTTACCTCAAGGCTCGTCACCAGTTGCCGCCGAGCGATCCGCAGCGCGAAAAGGCGCAGATAGAGCGTCTTCGAAAACTGGCTATTGAGGCTCATCTTGATCCGGTATTCGCTGAGAAGTTCTTGAATTTCATCATCAGCGAGGTTATTCACCATCACCAGGTGATCTCTGAAGAGCACGCTTCTGAAGAGGGCGTCGGTAGCCGGGAGTCGAATGCCCGAGCGTGA
- the folP gene encoding dihydropteroate synthase — MESQPHMFEPTFRAPVHTFVNDLTQQSRTIDFSRRLVVMAVVNRTKDSFFDSGATFALDRAVEASLAAADSGADWVDIGGVSFSPGPALSWEEEADRVVQVIQAVRERSDVILSADTFDAKVANAALSAGANVVNDTTGLSDPDLLGVVADHGAHLVITHSLAAPRTVYPRPQYDDVVASVRSFLEVRIERALSEGVAADKILIDPGHDLNKNTLHSLELTRRYAEIANLGFPGLAAVSNKDFIGEAIGVPKFERQSASIAAATMSVLNGARVVRMHNAAESEKAMRFLEVALGWREPVELKHNMGDVNQPADLAPLTNGAQPADAAQRRL, encoded by the coding sequence ATGGAGAGTCAGCCGCATATGTTTGAACCCACCTTCCGAGCGCCAGTCCACACGTTTGTCAACGATCTCACCCAGCAGTCGCGAACCATCGACTTTTCGCGCCGCCTTGTGGTGATGGCGGTGGTGAATCGCACGAAGGATTCGTTCTTCGATTCGGGTGCGACGTTTGCGTTGGATCGAGCCGTCGAGGCGTCCCTGGCTGCCGCAGATTCCGGCGCGGATTGGGTGGACATTGGGGGCGTTTCCTTCTCCCCCGGCCCGGCATTGAGCTGGGAAGAAGAAGCCGATCGCGTGGTACAGGTCATTCAGGCCGTCCGCGAGCGCAGCGACGTGATCCTCTCCGCGGACACCTTCGACGCCAAGGTCGCAAATGCTGCGCTCTCGGCCGGCGCGAACGTCGTCAATGACACCACGGGCCTGAGCGATCCTGATTTGCTGGGTGTGGTGGCGGACCACGGCGCGCATTTGGTGATCACTCACTCCCTCGCCGCGCCCCGGACGGTGTACCCGCGGCCACAGTATGACGACGTCGTAGCATCCGTCCGCAGCTTCCTTGAGGTTCGCATTGAGCGGGCGTTAAGCGAGGGCGTTGCCGCTGACAAGATCCTGATTGATCCCGGTCACGACTTGAACAAGAACACGCTGCACTCTCTCGAGCTGACGCGACGATACGCGGAGATCGCGAATTTGGGATTCCCGGGGTTGGCTGCGGTGAGCAACAAGGACTTCATCGGTGAAGCCATTGGTGTCCCGAAGTTTGAGCGTCAATCCGCGTCCATCGCGGCAGCCACCATGAGCGTGCTCAATGGTGCACGGGTAGTTCGCATGCATAACGCGGCCGAGTCCGAGAAGGCCATGCGCTTCCTCGAGGTAGCGCTGGGGTGGCGAGAGCCCGTTGAACTCAAACACAATATGGGTGA
- a CDS encoding cysteine desulfurase family protein, with protein MISSSFNPPIYLDHAATTSMTPAALEAMTRELATTGNPSSLHTSGRRGHRVMEEARERLAKAAGAHATEIIFTSGGTEADNLALKGLYWTCQAEDTRRRRILLTGIEHHAVLDTAEWLEAHEGAVLEVIPVDRDGRLDVDAFAKAVAHEPETIALATLMWANNEVGTVQDIAAVARTAAEHGVPLHTDAVQAFGSVPVSFKDSGAATMAISAHKIGGPVGIGALLVRRDVKLTPVQHGGGHERSLRSGTLNAAAATAFAVAAEEAVGHLEAEYERIASLRDTLIAGIEERVPEATLNGSRDADHQGERLPGNVHFTFPGCEGDTLLFLLDSVGLQTSTGSACTAGVARASHVLVAMGRNDDDARSVQRITLGHTSSQEDVDAVLSVIADVYQRSKAAGMAAGRK; from the coding sequence ATGATCTCTTCTTCCTTTAATCCCCCCATTTATCTTGATCACGCCGCCACCACGTCTATGACACCCGCGGCGCTCGAGGCGATGACCCGCGAGCTTGCCACTACTGGCAATCCGTCATCGCTTCACACCTCCGGCCGGCGCGGACACCGAGTGATGGAAGAAGCACGCGAGCGCCTAGCGAAAGCCGCCGGCGCACACGCCACCGAGATCATCTTCACCTCGGGCGGAACCGAAGCGGACAACCTGGCACTCAAGGGTCTGTACTGGACTTGCCAAGCCGAGGACACACGTCGCCGTCGTATTTTGCTGACAGGGATTGAACATCACGCGGTGCTAGATACCGCCGAGTGGCTCGAAGCGCACGAGGGCGCTGTGCTCGAGGTGATTCCCGTGGATCGCGACGGCCGTCTTGACGTCGACGCCTTCGCGAAGGCCGTGGCGCACGAGCCAGAAACTATTGCCCTTGCCACGCTGATGTGGGCCAATAATGAGGTCGGCACGGTTCAGGACATTGCCGCGGTGGCTCGAACGGCCGCCGAACACGGCGTGCCCTTGCACACGGACGCGGTGCAAGCCTTTGGTTCAGTGCCTGTGTCCTTCAAAGATTCCGGCGCAGCCACCATGGCAATCTCGGCCCACAAGATCGGCGGGCCGGTAGGCATCGGGGCGCTCTTGGTGCGCCGAGATGTCAAACTCACGCCGGTCCAACATGGCGGTGGGCACGAGCGATCTTTGCGCTCGGGAACGCTCAACGCTGCGGCGGCTACGGCCTTCGCGGTAGCGGCGGAGGAAGCGGTCGGACACTTGGAGGCCGAATACGAGCGGATCGCTTCTTTGCGGGACACGCTCATTGCAGGCATCGAAGAGCGCGTGCCGGAAGCCACGCTGAACGGCTCTCGGGATGCTGACCATCAAGGGGAGCGCTTGCCCGGAAACGTCCACTTCACCTTCCCCGGCTGCGAGGGCGATACCTTGCTCTTCTTGCTGGATTCCGTAGGCTTGCAGACATCGACGGGGTCCGCGTGCACCGCTGGGGTGGCACGCGCGAGCCACGTCCTGGTGGCGATGGGACGCAATGACGACGACGCGCGAAGCGTGCAACGCATCACGTTGGGGCATACTTCGAGCCAAGAAGACGTTGACGCTGTATTGAGCGTAATTGCCGACGTTTATCAGCGTTCCAAGGCGGCCGGTATGGCTGCGGGGCGTAAGTAG
- the mnmA gene encoding tRNA 2-thiouridine(34) synthase MnmA — MKVLAAMSGGVDSAVAAARAVEAGHEVVGVHLALSRMPGTLRTGSRGCCTVEDSNDAWRACDKLGIPFYVWDFSERFAEEVVDDFVSEYAAGRTPNPCMRCNERIKFAALLDRALALGFDAVVTGHYAKVTEDEAGNKELHRAADWAKDQSYVLGVLTHEQLKHAFFPLADTPSKAEVRAEAERRGLSVAQKPDSHDICFIPDGDTRGWLAERIDMNPGRIVDHEGNDLGEHPGSEAFTVGQRKGLAISRPAPDGRPRFVLQVRPKENKVVVGPKDLLKVDRLEGIKVSWAGVPIPEVITGETFECTVQVRAHADPVAATAHVTSEGTLIATLNEALGGVAPGQTMVLYQGTRVLGQATIDAAYSQAWDPSKV, encoded by the coding sequence ATGAAGGTTTTGGCAGCAATGAGCGGCGGAGTGGACTCCGCTGTTGCAGCGGCACGCGCCGTGGAAGCGGGCCACGAGGTGGTCGGCGTTCACTTGGCGCTATCACGCATGCCCGGAACCTTGCGGACCGGCAGCCGTGGTTGTTGCACCGTTGAAGACTCCAATGACGCGTGGCGTGCATGCGACAAGCTCGGCATCCCGTTCTACGTGTGGGACTTCTCCGAGCGATTCGCCGAGGAAGTCGTTGACGACTTCGTCTCCGAATACGCCGCCGGACGCACCCCGAACCCCTGCATGCGATGCAACGAACGCATCAAGTTCGCGGCCCTCCTGGACCGCGCCCTCGCGCTGGGCTTCGACGCCGTAGTCACCGGTCACTACGCCAAGGTTACAGAGGATGAGGCCGGCAATAAGGAACTTCACCGCGCCGCTGACTGGGCCAAGGATCAGTCCTACGTGCTGGGTGTTCTGACGCACGAACAGCTGAAGCACGCGTTCTTCCCGCTCGCTGATACGCCGTCTAAGGCCGAGGTTCGCGCCGAAGCGGAACGCCGCGGACTCTCCGTTGCCCAGAAGCCGGACAGCCACGATATTTGCTTCATCCCTGATGGTGATACCCGTGGTTGGCTTGCCGAGCGCATCGATATGAATCCGGGCCGCATTGTGGATCATGAGGGTAATGATCTTGGTGAGCACCCTGGCTCCGAAGCGTTCACGGTGGGCCAGCGTAAGGGATTGGCGATTTCGCGTCCCGCTCCCGATGGCCGCCCGCGCTTCGTCCTTCAGGTGCGCCCGAAGGAAAACAAGGTTGTTGTTGGTCCCAAGGACTTGCTCAAGGTGGATCGCCTTGAAGGCATCAAGGTGTCTTGGGCCGGCGTTCCGATCCCCGAAGTCATTACAGGCGAGACGTTCGAGTGCACCGTTCAGGTGCGCGCACACGCTGATCCCGTAGCGGCTACCGCACACGTCACGTCGGAGGGCACGTTGATCGCGACCCTCAACGAGGCGCTTGGCGGAGTGGCTCCGGGCCAGACGATGGTGCTCTACCAGGGAACGCGAGTGCTGGGTCAGGCAACCATTGACGCGGCGTATTCGCAAGCGTGGGATCCATCTAAGGTCTAG